The Haloplanus salinarum genome includes a region encoding these proteins:
- a CDS encoding DICT sensory domain-containing protein, whose product MIDPPDSLASFIERGPVADRSLAVVNRTRPRPIQEMLEELFAEQHVDVEELDVPDAEADVVLLLDDDREVIASSPLQALEEELLLVNSDLYVTGTRALEDVTMPAVLEGLAETPFRVRGYPAAHSEKLPLIAISRYIERLAWEHGAGRLRSSFQRLSRLDDERGTREVYRRLGTADVDVHVYGVPDWVPPESFPGVVHAGYTGEFRSSWFVVHHTDDGDARSAALVAERVGDDAWEAVWTFRQDRVHAVNRYIERAL is encoded by the coding sequence ATGATCGACCCGCCGGACTCACTCGCGTCGTTCATCGAGCGGGGACCGGTCGCCGATCGGTCGCTGGCGGTCGTGAATCGGACCCGTCCGCGACCGATCCAGGAAATGCTGGAGGAGCTGTTCGCCGAACAGCACGTCGACGTCGAGGAACTGGACGTTCCCGACGCCGAGGCGGACGTGGTGTTGCTCCTCGACGACGACCGGGAGGTGATCGCCTCGTCGCCGCTGCAGGCACTCGAAGAGGAGTTGCTCCTGGTCAACTCCGACCTCTACGTGACCGGGACGAGGGCACTCGAGGACGTGACGATGCCGGCGGTCCTCGAAGGGCTGGCGGAGACGCCGTTCAGGGTCCGTGGCTACCCGGCGGCTCACTCGGAGAAGCTGCCGCTCATCGCGATATCGCGGTACATCGAGCGACTCGCCTGGGAGCACGGCGCCGGGCGGCTGCGGTCGTCGTTCCAGCGACTGTCCAGACTCGACGACGAGCGGGGCACCCGAGAGGTGTACCGACGGCTCGGGACGGCCGACGTCGACGTCCACGTCTACGGCGTCCCGGACTGGGTGCCGCCGGAGTCGTTCCCAGGCGTCGTCCACGCGGGCTACACCGGGGAGTTTCGCTCCTCCTGGTTCGTCGTCCACCACACGGACGACGGGGACGCACGGTCGGCGGCGCTCGTGGCCGAACGGGTCGGCGACGACGCGTGGGAGGCCGTGTGGACGTTCCGCCAGGACCGCGTGCACGCCGTCAACCGGTATATCGAGCGCGCGCTGTGA